One genomic segment of Streptomyces sp. TLI_146 includes these proteins:
- a CDS encoding bifunctional UDP-sugar hydrolase/5'-nucleotidase, whose amino-acid sequence MTATPRKHQDGRAGRRVLAAAAGLTTLGALIAAMPAADAHDKGHGHGHPKPSRTVDVQLLSFNDLHGNLEPPAGSAGAVNEKQADGTVKSIPAGGVEYLASSLRTARQGHPYSITAAGGDMIGASPLLSGLFHDEPTIEALNKIDLDVTAVGNHEFDEGAVELARMQNGGCHPVEGCYEKGKKFRGADFPYLAANVTSEKTGKPILKPYTVWKKNGVKIGFIGVTLEGTPDVVTASGVKGLKFRDEIETINKYAKELDRQGVKSIVALIHEGGMPTTNAYNYDCDSAGPGSGLSGPIVDIAKGITPKVDALVTGHTHQAYACTVPDPAGNPRMVTSAASYGKLFTETTLTYDKRTKDIVRTAVKSPKSVNHIVRRDQAKAQDITDLIARWNKLAAPIASRPQGYISADINGRGSEAPEKPLGDLIADAQLAGLSPADKGGAQLAFMNPGGIRSDLVHKASGSEGDGVVTYGEAFTVQPFTNMMNVVDLTGAQIIQGLQQQVSGGNAANPKILQVSKGFTYTLDMTKAGADRVLVDTVKLNGVALDPAKTYRVAMNEFLAGGGDGFAALGQGKNKLVGASDLDVFNAYLAANSSASAPLAPPAGGRITVLGKVVGD is encoded by the coding sequence ATGACAGCGACACCCCGGAAGCACCAGGACGGCCGCGCGGGCCGCCGGGTCCTGGCGGCCGCCGCCGGGCTCACCACGCTCGGCGCGCTGATCGCCGCGATGCCCGCGGCCGACGCCCACGACAAGGGCCACGGCCACGGGCACCCGAAGCCCTCGCGGACGGTGGACGTCCAGCTCCTCTCCTTCAACGACCTGCACGGCAACCTGGAGCCGCCGGCCGGCTCGGCCGGGGCCGTGAACGAGAAGCAGGCCGACGGGACCGTGAAGTCCATACCGGCCGGCGGCGTCGAGTACCTGGCGTCCTCGCTGCGCACCGCGCGCCAGGGCCACCCGTACTCGATCACCGCCGCCGGCGGCGACATGATCGGCGCCAGCCCGCTCCTGTCCGGCCTCTTCCACGACGAGCCGACCATCGAGGCGCTCAACAAGATCGACCTCGATGTGACGGCCGTGGGCAACCACGAGTTCGACGAGGGCGCGGTCGAGCTGGCCCGGATGCAGAACGGCGGCTGCCACCCGGTCGAGGGCTGCTACGAGAAGGGCAAGAAGTTCCGCGGAGCCGACTTCCCGTATCTGGCCGCCAACGTGACCAGCGAGAAGACCGGCAAGCCGATCCTCAAGCCGTACACGGTCTGGAAGAAGAACGGCGTCAAGATCGGCTTCATCGGTGTGACCCTGGAGGGCACCCCGGACGTCGTGACCGCCTCCGGCGTCAAGGGCCTGAAGTTCCGCGACGAGATCGAGACGATCAACAAGTACGCCAAGGAGCTCGACCGGCAGGGCGTGAAGTCCATCGTCGCCCTGATCCACGAGGGCGGGATGCCGACGACCAACGCGTACAACTACGACTGCGACTCGGCCGGTCCCGGCAGCGGTCTGTCCGGCCCGATCGTCGACATCGCCAAGGGCATCACGCCCAAGGTGGACGCGCTGGTCACCGGCCACACCCACCAGGCCTACGCCTGCACCGTCCCGGACCCGGCGGGCAACCCGCGCATGGTCACCTCGGCCGCCTCCTACGGCAAGCTCTTCACCGAGACCACGCTCACCTACGACAAGCGGACCAAGGACATCGTCCGGACCGCCGTGAAGTCGCCGAAGTCGGTGAACCACATCGTCCGCCGCGACCAGGCCAAGGCGCAGGACATCACCGACCTGATCGCCCGCTGGAACAAGCTGGCCGCGCCCATCGCGAGCCGCCCGCAGGGCTACATCTCCGCCGACATCAACGGCCGCGGCTCCGAGGCGCCCGAGAAGCCGCTCGGTGACCTGATCGCGGACGCGCAGCTCGCCGGGCTCTCCCCGGCCGACAAGGGCGGCGCCCAGCTCGCCTTCATGAACCCGGGCGGCATCCGTTCCGACCTCGTCCACAAGGCGAGCGGCAGCGAGGGCGACGGGGTGGTGACCTACGGCGAGGCGTTCACCGTCCAGCCGTTCACCAACATGATGAACGTCGTCGACCTGACCGGCGCCCAGATCATCCAGGGCCTCCAGCAGCAGGTCAGCGGCGGCAACGCGGCCAACCCGAAGATCCTCCAGGTCTCCAAGGGCTTCACCTACACCCTCGACATGACCAAGGCGGGCGCGGACCGCGTCCTCGTCGACACGGTCAAGCTGAACGGGGTCGCCCTCGACCCGGCGAAGACCTACCGCGTCGCCATGAACGAGTTCCTCGCGGGCGGCGGCGACGGCTTCGCGGCGCTCGGCCAGGGCAAGAACAAGCTGGTCGGCGCCTCCGACCTGGACGTCTTCAACGCCTACCTGGCCGCGAACTCGTCGGCCTCCGCGCCGCTCGCGCCCCCGGCCGGGGGCCGGATCACGGTGCTGGGGAAGGTGGTGGGCGACTAG